One Watersipora subatra chromosome 4, tzWatSuba1.1, whole genome shotgun sequence genomic window carries:
- the LOC137394513 gene encoding octapeptide-repeat protein T2-like produces MERKMEREMEREMERKMERERKRHGERKRDGKRATESKGEGEKERQRERETERERERKRERERDRQRKEREKREGGEREEREERGGKIGGGRERGAREEEEREGRERGVGREERGKEGERGVEKGRGGGRQRVREFNSLFSTKIGRPYTHSVAVIFVVIMMQYKE; encoded by the coding sequence ATGGAAAGAAAGAtggagagagagatggagagagagatggagagaaaaatggagagggagagaaaaagacacggagagagaaagagagatggAAAGAGAGCGACGGAGAGtaagggagagggagagaaagagagacagagagaaagagagacggagagagaaagagagagaaagagagagagagagagggacaGACAgaggaaggagagagagaagagagaggggggagagagggaggagagagaggagagagggggCAAGATAGgaggagggagagaaaggggggCGAGAGAGGAGGAGgaaagagaggggagagagagaggggtaGGGAGGGAAGAAAGAGGAAAAGAAGGGGAGAGAGGAGTGGAAAAGGGGAGAGGGGGAGGACGACAGAGGGTGAGAGAGTTTAACTCATTGTTTTCCACAAAGATTGGAAGACCTTACACTCATTCTGTAGCGGTCATATTTGTTGTAATTATGATGCAATATAAAGAGTAA
- the LOC137394515 gene encoding uncharacterized protein, protein MRKAAYGKHTNHIDIASSYNNIGLAYKSLGDYRQALEYHTEALDMEKAVYGENTNHTDIATSYNNIGSVYNSLGDYRQALEYHMKSLDMRKAAYGKHTNHIDIASSYNNIGLAYKSLGDYRQALEYHTEALDMEKAVYGENTNHTDIATSYNNIGSVYNSLGDYRQALEYHMKSLDMRKAAYGKHTNHIDIASSYNNIGLAYKSLGDYRQALEYHTEALDMEKAVYGENTNHTDIATSYNNTGFVYYSSGDYRQALEYHTKGLNMRKAV, encoded by the coding sequence ATGCGAAAGGCTGCGTATGGAAAGCATACAAACCatattgatattgctagctcctacaataacattggtttaGCATACAAATCTTTAGGTgactacagacaagcattagaatatcacaccgaAGCATTAGACATggaaaaggctgtgtatggagagaatacaaaccatactgatattgctacctcctacaataacattggttcagtatataactctttgggtgactacagacaagcattagaatatcacatgaAATCATTAGACATGCGAAAGGCTGCGTATGGAAAGCATACAAACCatattgatattgctagctcctacaataacattggtttaGCATACAAATCTTTAGGTgactacagacaagcattagaatatcacaccgaAGCATTAGACATggaaaaggctgtgtatggagagaatacaaaccatactgatattgctacctcctacaataacattggttcagtatataactctttgggtgactacagacaagcattagaatatcacatgaAATCATTAGACATGCGAAAGGCTGCGTATGGAAAGCATACAAACCatattgatattgctagctcctacaataacattggtttaGCATACAAATCTTTAGGTgactacagacaagcattagaatatcacaccgaAGCATTAGACATggaaaaggctgtgtatggagagaatacaaaccatactgatattgctacctcCTACAATAACACTGGCTTTGTGTACTACTCCTCGGGTgactacagacaagcattagaatatcacaccaaagGATTAAACATGCGAAAGGCTGTGTAG
- the LOC137394516 gene encoding uncharacterized protein, with translation MRKAAYGKHTNHIDIASSYNNIGLAYKSLGDYRQALEYHIEALDMEKAVYGENTNHTDIATSYNNIGSVYNSLGDYRQALEYHMKSLDLRKAVYGEHTNHIDIATSYNNIGIVYDSLGDYGQALEYHTKALDMQKAVYGENTNHTDIATSYNNIGSVYNSLGDYRRALEYYTKALDMQKAVYGENTNHTDIATSYNNISSV, from the coding sequence ATGCGAAAGGCTGCGTATGGAAAGCATACAAACCatattgatattgctagctcctacaataacattggtttaGCATACAAATCTTTAGGTgactacagacaagcattagaatatcacatcGAAGCATTAGACATggaaaaggctgtgtatggagagaatacaaaccatactgatattgctacctcctacaataacattggttcagtatataactctttgggtgactacagacaagcattagaatatcacatgaAATCATTAGACCTGcgaaaggctgtgtatggagagcaTACAAACCATATTGATATTGCAACCTCttacaataacattggtattGTATACGACTCCTTGGGTGACTACGGACAAGCATTAGAATACCACACCAAAGCATTAGAcatgcaaaaggctgtgtatggagagaatacaaaccatactgatattgctacttcttacaataacattggttcagtatacaactcctTGGGTGACTACAGACGAGCATTAGAATACTACACCAAAGCATTAGATatgcaaaaggctgtgtatggagagaatacaaaccatactgatattgctacctcctacaataacattagTTCAGTATGA